A genomic window from Ignavibacteria bacterium includes:
- a CDS encoding POT family MFS transporter, with amino-acid sequence MNTDTAVSNKMPKGIPYIIGNELAERFSYYGMKTILVVFMTQYIMNRSGAVDPMTDADATTWYHYFSMANYFFPILGAILSDVLWGKYKTIMTLSIVYVLGHVALAVDDTRLGLSIGLTLIAMGSGGIKPCVSAHVGDQFTKANKHLIEKIFGYFYFSVNLGAAASSLLTPVLLDKYGPHLAFGVPGFLMLVATIVFFMGRKVFVAVPPVGWKQYKGDLLSKQGKKAIINLSIMYVFIAVFWSLFDQTGSSWVLQAEQMDKFVNLGFVRFELLASQIQAINPLLIMIFIPLFTSVLYPFLNKFFKLTALKKIIIGMFIAGFSFALLAVAQMQIIGGATPSILWQFFAYLILTAAEVMVSITGLEFSYTQAPNSMKSFIMGLWLLSVALGNFITAQVTSHLQDIITIGTPVYFWFFAGLMFITAIIFMLIASRYKEESYIQNRDEKPKPLAADGVIDMDGVDNK; translated from the coding sequence ATGAACACTGATACTGCAGTTTCAAACAAAATGCCTAAAGGCATTCCCTATATTATAGGTAATGAGCTTGCCGAGCGATTCAGCTATTATGGAATGAAAACCATACTGGTTGTTTTTATGACCCAGTATATCATGAACCGCTCCGGGGCTGTTGACCCTATGACCGATGCCGACGCTACTACGTGGTACCACTATTTTTCTATGGCAAATTATTTCTTCCCGATCCTGGGTGCAATTCTTTCTGATGTATTATGGGGAAAGTATAAGACCATTATGACCCTTTCAATTGTATACGTACTCGGACATGTTGCCCTCGCAGTTGATGATACAAGGCTCGGTCTTTCGATTGGGTTAACGCTGATAGCAATGGGCTCAGGCGGTATCAAACCCTGCGTTTCAGCGCATGTGGGTGACCAGTTCACAAAAGCAAACAAACATCTCATAGAAAAAATATTCGGATATTTTTATTTTTCAGTAAATCTCGGTGCAGCAGCATCTTCCCTGCTTACGCCTGTGCTTCTCGATAAATACGGCCCGCATCTTGCTTTCGGTGTACCGGGTTTCCTGATGCTTGTTGCTACCATAGTATTCTTTATGGGAAGAAAAGTGTTTGTTGCGGTCCCGCCGGTAGGGTGGAAGCAGTACAAAGGCGACCTGCTTTCAAAACAGGGTAAAAAAGCTATAATTAACCTTTCAATAATGTATGTGTTTATAGCGGTATTCTGGTCTTTGTTCGATCAGACCGGTTCCAGCTGGGTTCTGCAGGCTGAACAGATGGATAAATTCGTGAACCTGGGTTTTGTTAGGTTTGAGCTTCTTGCTTCGCAGATACAGGCTATTAATCCTTTGCTAATTATGATATTCATTCCGCTGTTCACATCAGTTTTGTATCCGTTCCTCAATAAGTTTTTCAAGCTTACAGCATTAAAGAAAATAATCATAGGTATGTTCATTGCCGGATTTTCATTCGCGCTGCTTGCTGTTGCCCAGATGCAGATAATCGGCGGTGCAACACCAAGTATTTTATGGCAGTTCTTCGCTTACCTCATTCTAACGGCAGCAGAAGTGATGGTTTCAATTACCGGGCTTGAATTTTCATACACCCAGGCTCCAAATAGTATGAAATCATTTATCATGGGACTGTGGCTGCTATCTGTTGCTCTTGGTAACTTTATCACTGCACAGGTAACATCCCACCTTCAGGATATCATTACTATAGGAACACCTGTCTATTTCTGGTTCTTTGCCGGCTTAATGTTCATTACCGCAATAATTTTTATGTTAATAGCTTCAAGATATAAGGAAGAAAGTTATATCCAGAACCGCGACGAAAAGCCTAAACCGCTCGCCGCTGATGGTGTAATAGATATGGATGGTGTGGATAACAAATAG
- a CDS encoding DUF2752 domain-containing protein, which translates to MINALKVVWIFYSLLITVMLVIFTATNDELLINKTPLCQSISENNTECIACGMTRGINAAAKGRLYDSMQYNNFSIYIYAVFLLNTVLFSIYVFKKLNINFNIFPKLNETKYD; encoded by the coding sequence ATGATTAACGCGTTAAAAGTGGTGTGGATTTTTTACAGCTTGCTTATAACTGTGATGCTAGTAATTTTTACCGCAACAAATGATGAATTGCTGATCAACAAAACTCCTTTATGCCAAAGCATTTCTGAAAATAACACTGAATGTATAGCCTGCGGGATGACGCGCGGTATAAACGCAGCAGCAAAAGGCAGGCTATATGATTCAATGCAGTACAATAACTTCTCGATTTACATTTATGCTGTTTTCCTTTTAAACACGGTATTATTTTCTATATACGTTTTCAAAAAATTAAATATAAATTTTAATATTTTTCCAAAATTAAACGAAACAAAATATGACTAA